From the Hymenobacter yonginensis genome, one window contains:
- a CDS encoding DUF6728 family protein produces MRKDLFNFGPMLGYFFRKDDPTRHTNFNLRTMHFINKLSMAMFLVGLLVLIYRWFIR; encoded by the coding sequence ATGCGCAAAGACCTGTTCAACTTCGGCCCGATGCTCGGGTACTTTTTCCGCAAAGACGACCCCACGCGCCACACCAATTTCAACCTGCGCACCATGCACTTCATCAATAAGCTGAGCATGGCCATGTTTCTGGTAGGCCTTCTGGTGCTGATTTACCGCTGGTTCATCCGCTAA
- a CDS encoding nuclear transport factor 2 family protein: protein MKPLLLLPLLLTASATFAQTKPATETEAVQQTIRRFFDGMRRGDSAAVRATLAPGAVFHTLTAKNGQTQLRPENPTEFVKAVGTPHPEVWDERITFEKVLIDANLASVWTPYEFYRGSTFSHCGYNSFQLVKLAEGWRIAHVIDTRRKEKCK from the coding sequence ATGAAGCCTCTGCTCCTGCTGCCGCTGCTGCTCACCGCGTCGGCTACCTTCGCCCAAACCAAACCGGCCACCGAAACCGAGGCTGTGCAGCAAACCATCCGCCGCTTCTTCGACGGGATGCGCCGCGGCGACAGTGCCGCCGTGCGCGCCACGCTGGCCCCGGGCGCCGTGTTTCACACGCTCACTGCCAAAAACGGCCAGACGCAGCTGCGCCCCGAAAACCCCACGGAGTTTGTGAAAGCCGTGGGCACGCCGCACCCGGAGGTGTGGGATGAGCGCATCACGTTCGAAAAAGTGCTCATCGATGCCAACCTGGCCAGCGTTTGGACGCCCTACGAGTTCTACCGGGGCAGCACCTTCAGCCACTGCGGCTACAACTCGTTTCAGCTGGTGAAGCTGGCCGAGGGCTGGCGCATCGCCCACGTCATCGACACGCGGCGCAAGGAGAAGTGTAAGTAA
- a CDS encoding MmcQ/YjbR family DNA-binding protein: protein MNIEDFRDYCLLKAGVTEETPFGPETLVFKVGGKVFALTDIETFGSINLKCDPERAQELREQHEYVLPGYHMNKKHWNTVLIGTGAPERQLRELIDHSYDLVRASLPKKQRDELAAAEQ from the coding sequence ATGAACATCGAAGACTTCCGCGACTATTGCCTGCTCAAAGCCGGCGTGACCGAAGAAACGCCCTTCGGCCCCGAAACGCTGGTGTTCAAAGTCGGCGGCAAAGTGTTTGCACTCACCGACATCGAAACCTTCGGCAGCATCAACCTCAAGTGTGACCCCGAGCGCGCCCAGGAGCTGCGCGAGCAGCACGAGTACGTGCTGCCCGGCTACCACATGAACAAGAAGCACTGGAACACGGTGCTTATCGGGACGGGCGCGCCGGAGCGGCAGCTACGCGAGCTAATTGACCATTCCTACGACCTGGTGCGCGCCTCCCTGCCCAAAAAGCAGCGCGACGAGCTGGCCGCCGCCGAGCAGTAG
- a CDS encoding bestrophin family protein translates to MIIRPKYNWFRMLFVWHGSVLPQILPRLLLLLLVSTAVTYFHGTIFQYHVPLTAAPFSLFGVSLAIFLGFYNSVSYDRFWEGRKLWGALLNDTRSLARQALTLSGYPPDAPQVQHFVRLLIAFSHALRHQLRHTSPAADLHRLLPPELAATVQQAQFQPVLLLREMGHWLRQAHTTGYLDTTTQLAFDRNLNQLSDIVGGCERLANTPVPYTYGVLLHRTVYLYCFLLPFGLVETSGWATPLIVVYIGYTFMALDAIIGEIEEPFGLEDNDLPLNALSTTIEASLRELADLPALPPTPPHTGYIVD, encoded by the coding sequence ATGATCATCCGCCCGAAGTACAACTGGTTCCGCATGCTGTTCGTGTGGCACGGTTCGGTGCTGCCCCAGATTCTGCCCCGCTTGCTGCTGCTGCTGCTCGTCTCAACGGCCGTGACGTATTTCCACGGCACTATTTTTCAGTACCACGTGCCGCTCACGGCGGCGCCGTTCAGCCTGTTCGGGGTGTCGTTGGCCATCTTTTTGGGCTTCTACAATTCCGTCAGCTACGACCGGTTCTGGGAGGGCCGCAAGCTCTGGGGCGCGCTGCTCAACGACACCCGCTCGCTGGCCCGGCAGGCGCTGACGCTCAGCGGCTACCCGCCCGATGCGCCGCAGGTGCAGCACTTCGTGCGCCTGCTCATCGCCTTTTCGCACGCGCTCCGCCACCAGTTGCGCCACACCAGTCCGGCCGCCGACCTGCACCGCTTGCTGCCGCCCGAACTGGCCGCCACGGTGCAGCAGGCCCAGTTTCAGCCGGTGCTGCTGCTGCGCGAAATGGGCCACTGGCTCCGGCAGGCCCACACCACCGGCTACCTCGATACCACCACCCAGCTGGCCTTCGACCGCAACCTCAACCAGCTTTCCGACATCGTGGGGGGCTGCGAGCGGCTGGCCAACACGCCCGTGCCCTACACCTACGGCGTGCTGCTGCACCGCACCGTGTACCTGTACTGCTTCCTGCTTCCGTTCGGGCTGGTGGAAACCAGCGGCTGGGCCACGCCCCTGATTGTGGTGTACATCGGCTACACGTTTATGGCGCTGGATGCCATCATCGGCGAAATTGAGGAACCGTTTGGCCTGGAAGACAACGATCTGCCCCTCAACGCCCTGAGCACGACCATCGAGGCCAGCCTGCGCGAGCTGGCCGACCTGCCGGCCCTGCCCCCCACGCCGCCCCACACCGGCTATATCGTGGACTGA
- a CDS encoding AMP-dependent synthetase/ligase translates to MTFSRTFDLLAHLAHTTPAADCLVAKKDDQWQPLSAAQVQEMSNHASLGLRALGVRAADKVAIICPNRPEWVVADMGIAQLGAVSVPMYPTITVEDYRHIFQDAGVRVVLVEGEKLLARVQEAVAGLPHGPEHILTFEPTPGHRSFADLLALGAAADVAALEPLKAVVQPDDLLTLIYTSGTTGRPKGVMLSHRNILFNCQNLLSYLPLSPGHKTLSFLPLSHIFERTATFLYLQLGFSIYYAESVERIADNLREVQPHVFTTVPRLLEKIYDKIVATGQQLTGLKRKLFFWALDLGLRYDTQKDQGAWYNAQLALANKLVFSKWREAMGGQVRYIVSGGGALQPRLARVFWAAGIRVMEGYGMTETSPVIAASQPVPEGNLIGAVGPVLPGVEVKIAADGEILTRSPSVMQGYYNRPDLTAEVIDAEGWLHTGDIGELVQGRFLRITDRKKEMFKTSNGKYVAPQPLESKLSESPLVEQVMVLGEGEKYAAALLVPAFTELRAWARQHQLPADLSDAALAAHAQVRQLYEQLVQQTNAAFAQWEQIKKIELLPALWSVESGELTPTLKVRRKIISQNNQQRIENLFRG, encoded by the coding sequence ATGACGTTTTCCCGCACCTTCGACCTTCTGGCTCACCTGGCCCACACCACCCCCGCGGCCGACTGCCTGGTAGCAAAAAAGGACGACCAGTGGCAGCCGCTGAGTGCCGCCCAGGTGCAGGAAATGAGCAACCACGCCAGCCTGGGCCTGCGTGCCCTGGGCGTGCGGGCCGCCGATAAGGTGGCCATCATCTGTCCCAACCGCCCCGAGTGGGTGGTGGCCGACATGGGCATTGCCCAGCTGGGGGCCGTGAGCGTGCCCATGTACCCCACCATCACGGTGGAGGACTACCGCCACATTTTCCAGGATGCCGGCGTGCGCGTGGTGCTGGTGGAAGGCGAGAAGCTGCTGGCCCGGGTGCAGGAGGCCGTGGCCGGGCTGCCGCACGGCCCCGAACACATCCTCACCTTCGAGCCCACGCCCGGCCACCGCTCCTTCGCCGACCTGCTGGCTCTGGGTGCCGCCGCCGACGTGGCTGCGCTGGAACCCCTGAAAGCCGTCGTGCAGCCCGACGACCTGCTCACGCTCATCTACACCTCCGGCACCACCGGCCGGCCCAAAGGCGTGATGCTCAGCCACCGCAACATCCTGTTCAACTGCCAGAATCTGCTGAGCTACCTGCCCCTGTCCCCGGGCCACAAAACCCTCAGCTTTCTGCCCCTGAGCCACATTTTCGAGCGCACGGCCACCTTCCTGTACCTGCAGCTGGGCTTCAGCATCTACTACGCCGAAAGCGTGGAGCGCATTGCCGACAACTTGCGGGAGGTGCAGCCCCACGTGTTCACTACGGTGCCCCGCTTGCTCGAAAAAATCTACGACAAGATTGTGGCCACCGGCCAGCAGCTCACCGGCCTCAAGCGCAAGCTGTTTTTCTGGGCCCTCGACCTAGGGCTGCGCTACGACACCCAAAAAGACCAGGGCGCGTGGTACAACGCCCAGTTGGCCTTGGCTAATAAGCTGGTGTTCAGTAAGTGGCGCGAGGCTATGGGCGGGCAGGTGCGCTACATCGTGAGCGGGGGCGGGGCCCTGCAGCCGCGGCTGGCGCGGGTGTTCTGGGCCGCCGGTATCCGGGTGATGGAGGGCTACGGCATGACGGAAACTTCGCCCGTTATTGCCGCCAGCCAGCCCGTGCCCGAGGGCAACCTCATTGGGGCCGTGGGGCCGGTGCTGCCGGGCGTGGAAGTGAAAATTGCCGCCGACGGTGAAATCCTGACCCGTTCCCCTTCGGTGATGCAGGGCTACTACAACCGCCCCGACCTCACGGCCGAGGTCATCGACGCCGAGGGCTGGCTGCACACCGGCGACATTGGCGAGCTGGTGCAGGGCCGCTTCCTGCGCATCACGGACCGCAAAAAGGAGATGTTTAAGACCTCCAACGGCAAGTACGTGGCCCCGCAGCCCCTGGAATCGAAGCTGTCGGAGTCGCCGCTGGTGGAGCAGGTGATGGTGCTGGGCGAGGGCGAGAAGTACGCGGCCGCTCTGCTGGTGCCTGCCTTCACCGAGCTACGCGCTTGGGCCCGGCAGCACCAGCTCCCCGCCGACCTCTCCGACGCCGCCCTGGCCGCCCACGCCCAGGTGCGCCAGCTCTACGAGCAGCTGGTGCAACAAACTAACGCCGCCTTCGCCCAGTGGGAGCAGATCAAGAAAATCGAGCTGCTGCCGGCCCTCTGGAGCGTGGAATCAGGCGAGCTGACGCCCACGCTCAAAGTGCGCCGCAAAATCATCAGCCAAAACAACCAGCAGCGCATCGAGAACCTGTTTCGGGGCTAG
- a CDS encoding LEA type 2 family protein gives MLHRLTSTKPRFSLLAGSLLLALGLGNCGISEQVQQAKAFKDTQIRLASVEQATVAGIDVTQIRRPGDLSTIDKARLATAYATGNLPLRMRVNLEIRNPNDETAALNELDYIALIDGKQVATGRSTERIEVAPNGTALAPVTVESNLREAVGEQSGEALADLVLGLADRDRQPVRLTMRIRPTFITGSGRRIAPAGYITVDKDFTANQVLDAIDKRDSLKTRP, from the coding sequence ATGCTGCACCGCCTCACTTCTACCAAACCCCGCTTTTCCCTGCTTGCCGGCAGCCTGCTGCTGGCCCTGGGCCTCGGCAACTGCGGCATCTCCGAGCAGGTGCAGCAGGCCAAAGCCTTCAAGGACACCCAGATCCGGCTGGCGTCGGTGGAGCAAGCCACCGTGGCCGGCATCGACGTAACCCAGATCCGGCGCCCCGGCGACCTGAGCACCATCGACAAAGCCCGACTGGCTACTGCCTACGCCACCGGTAACCTGCCGCTGCGCATGCGCGTGAATCTGGAAATCCGCAACCCCAACGACGAAACCGCCGCCCTCAACGAGCTGGACTACATTGCCCTTATCGACGGCAAGCAGGTGGCCACCGGCCGCTCCACCGAGCGCATCGAAGTGGCGCCCAACGGCACCGCGCTGGCTCCCGTCACGGTGGAAAGCAACCTGCGCGAAGCCGTGGGCGAGCAATCCGGGGAGGCGCTGGCCGACCTGGTGCTGGGTCTGGCCGACCGCGACCGGCAGCCCGTGCGCCTGACGATGCGCATCCGGCCCACGTTTATCACCGGCAGCGGCCGCCGCATCGCGCCCGCCGGCTACATCACTGTAGACAAGGATTTCACGGCCAATCAGGTGCTCGACGCCATCGACAAGCGCGACTCGCTGAAAACGCGCCCCTAA